A window of Geomonas agri contains these coding sequences:
- a CDS encoding DUF4142 domain-containing protein: MKRKLVCMAVVSLFAVCSLVLPALAAERLTMGEKSFVKEAASGGMMEVELGQMAKERGKSQEVKDFGQRMVTDHGKANDELKSLVDNRMKLPTKLEMKHKGMVDKLANASADEFDKKYAEAMLKDHKKDVEKFRKESKKAKDPQLKEWIEKTLPVLEQHLQHAKDMAHKLGVAEK, encoded by the coding sequence ATGAAGAGAAAATTGGTGTGTATGGCGGTGGTTTCCCTGTTTGCAGTGTGCAGCCTGGTGCTCCCGGCCCTGGCGGCCGAGAGGTTGACCATGGGCGAGAAATCGTTCGTGAAGGAAGCGGCGAGTGGGGGGATGATGGAGGTCGAACTGGGGCAGATGGCCAAGGAGAGGGGCAAGTCGCAGGAAGTGAAGGACTTCGGCCAGCGCATGGTAACTGACCACGGCAAGGCCAACGACGAACTGAAGAGCCTCGTGGACAACCGGATGAAGCTGCCGACCAAGCTGGAAATGAAGCATAAGGGGATGGTCGACAAGCTTGCCAATGCCTCTGCCGATGAGTTCGACAAGAAGTACGCCGAGGCCATGCTGAAGGATCACAAGAAAGACGTCGAGAAATTCAGGAAGGAAAGCAAGAAGGCTAAGGACCCGCAGCTGAAGGAGTGGATCGAAAAGACCCTGCCGGTGCTGGAGCAGCACCTGCAGCATGCCAAGGACATGGCTCACAAGCTGGGCGTGGCCGAGAAATAA
- a CDS encoding Fpg/Nei family DNA glycosylase, whose product MPELPDLTVYAENLAKALTGKKVNQVAYHRRGKLNVAEVELSKAVTGAEVTGVERAGKQVAFRLGNGNLLRVHLMLTGGFALTDSTQLDRLRYPVLTVAFDDGSLLAVTDEKGWASVTLSPGDERDAPDALAVTAEQLEQLCRKKPRTLIKPLLLDQSLIGGIGNAYADEILWTARISPKSPAGKLPPEAIRALADAIPQVLEDAIAELRKRHPDMVSGEYREFLKVHRPELKTSPTGARIIKENVQSKRTYYTDEQQLYQ is encoded by the coding sequence ATGCCAGAACTCCCCGACCTCACCGTCTACGCGGAAAATCTCGCCAAGGCCCTGACCGGCAAGAAGGTCAACCAAGTGGCGTACCACCGGAGGGGAAAACTGAACGTCGCCGAAGTAGAACTCTCCAAAGCGGTGACGGGCGCCGAGGTGACCGGCGTGGAGCGGGCCGGCAAGCAGGTCGCCTTCCGCCTCGGCAACGGCAACCTCCTACGGGTGCACCTCATGCTGACCGGCGGCTTCGCCCTGACAGACTCCACCCAGTTGGATCGCCTGCGCTACCCAGTGCTCACTGTCGCCTTCGACGACGGCTCCCTCCTTGCCGTCACCGATGAGAAGGGATGGGCCAGCGTGACGCTTAGCCCGGGCGACGAGAGGGACGCCCCCGACGCCCTGGCCGTCACCGCTGAGCAACTGGAGCAGCTGTGCCGCAAGAAACCGAGGACGCTCATCAAGCCGCTGCTGCTTGACCAGTCCCTCATCGGCGGGATCGGTAACGCCTACGCAGACGAGATACTCTGGACTGCACGCATCTCTCCCAAGTCCCCCGCCGGAAAGCTCCCCCCCGAGGCGATCCGGGCGCTGGCGGATGCCATCCCGCAGGTGCTCGAAGATGCCATAGCAGAATTGCGCAAGCGGCACCCGGACATGGTGTCAGGCGAGTACCGGGAATTTCTGAAGGTACACCGTCCCGAACTGAAGACCTCGCCCACCGGCGCCAGGATCATCAAGGAGAACGTGCAGTCCAAGCGCACCTACTACACGGACGAGCAGCAGCTGTACCAGTAA